A region from the Pseudomonas sp. P8_229 genome encodes:
- the desA gene encoding delta-9 fatty acid desaturase DesA, which produces MWYEGFLGLSAWSLVAVTLLMTHVTIVAVTVYLHRYSAHRSLELNAGLKHFFRFWLWLTTAQNTREWTAIHRKHHAKCETEDDPHSPVIKGLSTVLRKGAELYRAEAENPETLRIYGKNCPEDWIERNLYSRYPLLGVAIMGVIDLLLFGTIGITIWAIQMMWIPVWAAGVVNGLGHAIGYRNFECRDAATNLVPWGILIGGEELHNNHHTYPNSAKLSVKKWEFDLGWAWIKVFSFLGLAKVQRVAPIAHRVEGKGNLDMDTAMAILNNRFQIMAQYRKLVIGPLVKQELDKVDHSVRHQFHRAKRLLSRETSLLEDRHHLRIQNMLEHSQALKVIYEKRLALQQIWVKTSANGHDMLAAIKEWVHEAEASGIQSLREFADQLKTYSLRPAAV; this is translated from the coding sequence ATGTGGTACGAAGGTTTTCTTGGCTTGTCGGCCTGGTCACTGGTCGCGGTCACCCTGCTGATGACCCACGTGACAATTGTCGCCGTCACGGTCTATCTGCACCGTTACTCGGCCCATCGCTCGCTTGAACTGAACGCTGGCCTGAAACACTTTTTCCGCTTCTGGCTGTGGCTGACCACGGCGCAGAACACCCGCGAGTGGACCGCCATCCACCGTAAACACCACGCCAAATGCGAAACCGAAGATGACCCGCACAGTCCGGTCATCAAGGGCCTGTCCACCGTGCTGCGCAAAGGCGCCGAGCTGTATCGCGCCGAAGCCGAGAACCCGGAGACCCTGCGCATCTACGGCAAGAACTGCCCCGAAGACTGGATCGAGCGCAATCTCTACAGCCGCTATCCGCTGCTGGGCGTGGCGATCATGGGCGTCATCGACCTGCTGCTGTTCGGCACCATCGGCATCACCATCTGGGCGATCCAGATGATGTGGATCCCGGTCTGGGCTGCCGGCGTGGTCAACGGTCTGGGGCATGCCATCGGCTACCGCAACTTCGAATGCCGCGACGCGGCGACCAATCTGGTGCCGTGGGGCATCCTGATCGGCGGCGAAGAGCTGCACAACAACCATCACACCTACCCTAACTCGGCCAAGCTCTCGGTGAAGAAGTGGGAGTTCGACCTCGGCTGGGCGTGGATCAAGGTCTTCAGCTTCCTCGGTCTGGCCAAGGTGCAGCGTGTGGCACCGATCGCCCACCGCGTCGAAGGCAAGGGCAATCTGGACATGGACACCGCCATGGCGATCCTCAACAACCGCTTCCAGATCATGGCCCAGTACCGCAAATTGGTGATCGGCCCGCTGGTCAAGCAGGAGCTGGACAAGGTCGATCATTCGGTACGCCATCAATTCCATCGGGCCAAACGCCTGCTCTCGCGGGAAACCAGCCTGCTGGAAGACCGTCATCACTTGCGCATCCAGAACATGCTCGAGCACAGCCAGGCGCTGAAGGTAATCTACGAAAAACGCCTGGCCCTGCAGCAGATCTGGGTCAAGACCAGCGCCAATGGCCACGACATGCTCGCCGCCATCAAGGAATGGGTGCACGAGGCCGAGGCCAGCGGTATCCAGTCCCTGCGGGAATTCGCTGACCAGTTGAAAACCTACTCGCTGCGTCCTGCCGCAGTTTGA